A genomic region of Christiangramia sp. OXR-203 contains the following coding sequences:
- a CDS encoding TraG family conjugative transposon ATPase — MNKMNLSAYQPIADIQDNIVFANNGNVVLCYKGELPEIYSLSEKDFEDIHGAWFQALKSLPVGTVVHKQDIYLKQSYTSEQLSNESFLEKATHKHFKGRGYIEHQCYLFFILTKNKALNSPKYVNPFRKVSKGIVQQMDDNIKVFANAVSDSVSFINNSRKMHFNSLQAEEIHQLTTNYFNGFNEGFDTDILLEKKNVTIGDNHFNALAVNSELCFGESVQSSKTNEKFTSDDFVFHQGFIDGLGLTLNENHIVNQILYLDDKQKWRKLLDKKVEELNKSSNFGSQNKVVLGKIQHILDQINADDNARIIRGHLNVVYWAKDKKSLDSITSKIKTEFKELDIIPYYPRGEERKNYILNSYCCFSSNFSNNDLYVTDLKHALCLFINNTNYKSDDTGIIFNDREHNIPVLKDVWDERKKRIKARNFAIFAPTGEGKSFLANNILRQYFESGVRLVIIDLGGSYTKFAKLYPEKYTVLRYESGKNLGINPFFISDKNDLTPERLEDLSVFLFELFASDLKVTKAQSVSVKKILRHYYDSTSENHSLEGFYNFIERHQKDILNNLKIHPDYFNVTSFLHVMSEYVGDGLYSFLFEVSEDQTYKIEDKRLIVFELDEVKDNKEILSVMLKLIKSAIQRTIWRNRAEKGIILFDEFAKQLKFDNVLESVEFYYQAIRKQNGAIGIILQSINQLPNNSTSASILENTQVIYSLNNEKGYGELVKRLNLSSHDLNQLKSIKNNLSGPRKYTEMFIKIGKESNIFRLEVPKEVYAAYLTDGKENEAIMAIYNKTNNMEEAIKQFTSKT; from the coding sequence ATGAATAAGATGAACCTGTCGGCATATCAACCCATAGCAGATATTCAGGACAATATCGTGTTTGCCAATAATGGTAATGTGGTGTTGTGCTACAAAGGAGAATTGCCTGAAATCTACTCACTTTCAGAAAAAGATTTTGAGGACATACACGGTGCCTGGTTTCAGGCTCTAAAGTCTTTACCAGTTGGAACTGTCGTCCATAAGCAGGACATCTATTTGAAGCAATCCTATACTTCAGAACAACTTTCCAACGAGTCCTTTCTCGAAAAAGCGACGCACAAACACTTTAAAGGCCGAGGGTATATTGAGCACCAATGTTATCTGTTCTTTATCCTGACCAAAAACAAGGCACTCAATAGTCCTAAATATGTCAATCCGTTCCGAAAGGTTTCCAAAGGGATTGTTCAGCAGATGGATGATAATATCAAGGTATTCGCTAACGCAGTCAGTGATTCAGTGTCATTCATCAACAATAGCCGAAAGATGCATTTCAATTCGCTGCAAGCGGAAGAGATTCATCAACTCACCACCAACTATTTCAACGGGTTCAATGAAGGATTCGATACCGACATTCTACTTGAAAAAAAGAACGTCACTATTGGCGACAACCATTTTAATGCCCTGGCCGTCAACAGCGAACTGTGCTTTGGCGAAAGTGTACAGAGTAGCAAGACCAATGAGAAATTCACTTCGGACGATTTTGTGTTTCATCAGGGGTTTATTGACGGCTTAGGGCTTACGTTGAATGAGAACCATATCGTCAACCAAATACTGTATTTGGATGACAAACAGAAATGGCGAAAACTGCTCGACAAGAAAGTCGAAGAACTGAACAAAAGTTCAAATTTCGGTTCGCAGAACAAGGTCGTGCTTGGCAAAATCCAGCACATCCTCGACCAAATAAACGCGGACGATAATGCCCGAATCATTCGTGGTCATCTCAACGTAGTGTATTGGGCGAAAGATAAAAAGAGCCTCGATTCCATTACCTCGAAAATCAAAACTGAGTTTAAGGAACTCGATATCATACCGTACTATCCAAGAGGTGAAGAACGCAAAAATTATATTCTGAACAGTTACTGCTGTTTTTCATCCAACTTCTCAAACAACGATCTGTATGTAACCGATTTAAAGCACGCGCTTTGTCTCTTCATCAATAACACCAACTACAAATCTGACGATACCGGAATCATCTTTAATGACCGTGAACATAACATCCCTGTTCTAAAGGATGTTTGGGACGAACGAAAAAAGCGCATCAAGGCTCGGAACTTTGCCATTTTTGCGCCAACTGGCGAAGGCAAATCCTTTTTGGCCAATAACATACTGCGCCAATATTTTGAAAGTGGTGTCCGGCTGGTGATAATTGACCTCGGTGGATCCTACACCAAATTCGCCAAGCTCTATCCTGAAAAGTACACCGTACTTCGTTATGAAAGCGGAAAGAATTTGGGTATCAATCCATTCTTTATAAGTGATAAAAATGACCTCACACCAGAACGTCTGGAAGACTTATCGGTATTCCTTTTTGAACTGTTCGCTTCAGATTTAAAAGTGACCAAAGCCCAATCGGTTTCGGTCAAAAAGATATTGCGCCATTATTACGATAGTACTTCGGAAAATCATTCTCTCGAAGGCTTCTACAATTTTATAGAAAGGCATCAGAAGGATATTCTGAACAACCTTAAAATCCATCCCGACTACTTCAATGTCACAAGCTTTCTGCACGTGATGTCCGAGTACGTCGGTGATGGTCTATACAGCTTTCTTTTTGAAGTTAGTGAAGACCAGACCTACAAGATTGAGGATAAGCGATTGATTGTCTTTGAGCTTGACGAAGTAAAGGACAACAAGGAAATCTTGTCTGTAATGTTAAAGCTTATTAAGTCAGCTATCCAGAGAACCATCTGGCGCAACCGTGCCGAAAAAGGCATCATCCTATTCGATGAGTTTGCCAAACAGTTGAAGTTTGACAACGTCCTTGAAAGCGTTGAATTCTATTACCAAGCCATCCGAAAGCAGAACGGTGCCATCGGTATCATTCTACAGTCCATTAATCAGTTGCCGAACAATTCCACATCTGCGAGTATTCTTGAAAATACCCAAGTAATCTACAGCCTAAACAATGAAAAAGGCTATGGCGAACTGGTCAAAAGGCTCAACCTATCCAGTCACGACCTGAACCAACTCAAATCCATCAAGAACAACCTTTCCGGACCACGCAAGTACACCGAAATGTTCATCAAAATCGGAAAGGAAAGCAACATCTTCCGGTTGGAAGTTCCGAAGGAAGTCTATGCAGCTTACCTCACGGATGGCAAAGAAAACGAGGCCATAATGGCCATTTATAACAAGACCAATAATATGGAAGAAGCTATAAAACAATTCACCTCTAAAACATAA
- a CDS encoding N-acetylmuramoyl-L-alanine amidase produces the protein MKKWLKNVSFMILLLKSCIFLGQDLDAKKIIVIDPGHGGNDTGAIGKNAVQEKDIMLNLAKAILELNKKSNSPLDIYLTRYGNTLIPLLDRIKLSKALNTDLFVSLHCNHSENPNARGVEIYVSNAQSKFSGESVWTAFQLQADLNAKLGFESRGVKFANFQVLRETTDFMPSVLVELGFLSNRDEGSYLLKPESLDSLASVLWEYLIKKLDSYERVGD, from the coding sequence ATGAAAAAGTGGCTCAAAAACGTCAGTTTTATGATTTTACTTCTCAAAAGTTGCATCTTTTTGGGTCAGGATTTGGATGCAAAAAAAATCATCGTTATTGACCCTGGCCACGGTGGAAATGATACCGGTGCAATTGGTAAAAATGCAGTTCAGGAAAAAGATATAATGTTGAACCTTGCAAAGGCCATTTTAGAGCTCAATAAAAAGTCAAATTCGCCTTTAGACATCTACTTGACCAGATATGGTAACACGCTGATTCCATTATTGGACAGAATTAAGCTGTCCAAAGCTCTAAATACAGATTTGTTTGTGTCCCTGCATTGCAATCATTCTGAAAATCCAAATGCAAGAGGTGTTGAAATCTATGTATCCAATGCACAATCTAAATTTTCTGGCGAATCTGTTTGGACGGCGTTTCAATTACAAGCTGACTTGAATGCGAAGTTGGGCTTTGAAAGTCGTGGTGTAAAGTTTGCCAATTTTCAAGTGCTTCGGGAAACGACTGACTTTATGCCTTCGGTACTTGTCGAATTGGGTTTTTTGAGTAATCGTGATGAAGGCAGTTATTTACTGAAACCCGAATCACTGGACTCATTGGCATCGGTTTTATGGGAATATTTAATCAAAAAATTGGATAGTTATGAGAGAGTTGGGGATTGA
- a CDS encoding HEPN domain-containing protein: MIDGFDKNKKYYGEVWLAEKENEKHFCVMSFNDDEVWLETNLHSERRSYKEPQILGLLTGLGYITFIDCRIQHSSSGITETRIYRVKYTFVSDRHLIDTKTLKIKEFYVVNDIIAKWVNHTIWYDHTEDKLHKKVFKDEYQIENTNLKITISHYQNISTKRQTGLNISNRGAIKFELEEPVSILVAIEFYNHFQKVLQLIFGRSEKFRKFSFKCLGCGEDKDLYYNDTQLTKSTSTFVHTEYSKVKPSLLPIFVAAYCNEAFKFCLDKLMENFIGRHPSHNKRFINSISAYEAYYKNFSKEGKNQLFKRIKENKDIFMKIGDFTDNVWKEFPNKIVRARDYHIHSNLDNRNIYSEFELLYISFLFDYVIAYLLLSKLDNIEDSLLEKFIEQGKNTFVGLQRTNVILGSKVL, translated from the coding sequence ATGATTGATGGTTTTGACAAGAACAAAAAGTATTATGGCGAGGTCTGGCTTGCTGAAAAAGAAAATGAAAAGCATTTTTGCGTAATGTCATTCAATGATGACGAAGTTTGGCTAGAAACTAACTTACACTCAGAACGAAGAAGCTATAAAGAACCTCAGATTTTAGGATTATTAACTGGCCTTGGGTATATCACATTTATAGACTGTAGAATACAACATTCATCTAGTGGTATTACTGAAACTAGAATTTATAGAGTAAAATATACTTTTGTTAGTGATAGGCACTTAATCGACACGAAAACGCTCAAAATCAAGGAATTTTATGTAGTAAATGATATTATTGCGAAATGGGTAAATCATACTATTTGGTATGACCATACGGAAGATAAGCTTCATAAAAAGGTTTTCAAGGACGAATATCAGATTGAAAATACTAATCTCAAAATCACTATAAGTCATTATCAAAACATCAGTACGAAGAGGCAAACAGGTCTGAATATTTCTAACCGAGGTGCTATAAAATTTGAATTAGAAGAACCAGTCAGTATTTTGGTTGCAATTGAGTTTTACAACCATTTCCAAAAAGTATTGCAATTAATCTTCGGTCGTTCAGAGAAATTTAGAAAATTTAGCTTTAAGTGTCTTGGTTGCGGTGAGGACAAAGATCTGTATTATAACGACACTCAACTCACAAAATCTACTTCAACTTTTGTTCACACGGAATACAGCAAAGTAAAACCTAGCTTACTACCAATCTTTGTTGCTGCCTACTGCAACGAGGCCTTTAAATTTTGTCTGGATAAGTTGATGGAAAACTTCATCGGCAGGCATCCTAGTCATAACAAACGCTTTATTAATTCTATATCAGCGTATGAAGCTTATTACAAAAACTTTTCTAAAGAAGGAAAAAATCAACTATTCAAACGCATCAAAGAGAATAAAGATATTTTTATGAAAATTGGTGATTTTACCGATAATGTTTGGAAAGAATTCCCAAATAAGATTGTTAGAGCTAGAGATTATCATATTCATAGCAATCTCGATAACAGGAATATTTACTCAGAATTTGAATTGCTTTACATCAGTTTCTTATTTGATTATGTTATTGCTTATTTACTGTTATCAAAACTTGACAACATCGAAGATTCGTTGTTAGAGAAATTCATCGAGCAAGGAAAAAACACCTTCGTCGGTTTACAAAGAACCAATGTAATACTGGGTTCAAAAGTTCTTTAA